A window of Melopsittacus undulatus isolate bMelUnd1 chromosome 2, bMelUnd1.mat.Z, whole genome shotgun sequence contains these coding sequences:
- the SON gene encoding protein SON gives MSESVLSGLSDGHELRHSPVEKTEPENFLQVPESESSKLVDISESRSLSSEAAEAQNSSLAPKVPCSAFPDACESASLPVEKGQMQERSLSSDSGCFRSPDALESGSSFNAQTEELLLMSETRPFRSPDGNEQRSLSAEKVKAPDVSLQAECSRVEILDDLVSASSFGKVQEVVLTTVEQSCKSSGVHESRSSVDRDGLTLPQVLEIECSEPSEMHESRYLPAGKIEGAGPVLMSRSGIPVCHDGHKTKHNYFEKTEGAELLLASELRCSVFPEGYELTSAAVEKMEMQRLESGFSKSANVSEALSTPMEKLQASVASLTSEGGLFLLPDSHELRPVPAEEVEVLKSSELKCVASPDDHKLRSACHEEIQVQEPPVAESRCSVLSDGDELTSTSFEKVEIEEPSQLSANEYTIGLDGPELTSTPAEKTELRELYRMSKERCSVSVESEELQTPLVEVQKPALAFENEYTVSWEGQMTSSSPEKVEIQEASIVPDREHAVSSEEHKLLSSLAEKTEIQECSLLSENEYVVSPHTQDVAASPAEKEVQEHSLTSDSGYTIFSEGQGLQFTLAEKTVVQGPSVILGSQYVASCEGQELHSAVTEKTEGQECSLLSENEYDISPQRCDLKSSPVEKEEMEEPCETSESESSMSTDSQELQSAAVGKTEVQELSLSEGECAMSPGGQELQSSPAEKVEAKEPFLTSENEHVLSPQECESRLAHAEKTEDMSSSLTSENDNLLSFEGQDVRFTAAQKADMRELSSTPENEHAASPYGQELRFSAVGKEGGFEVSTLNDSISVSPDDLKAIPAEKMDDAMPSLIPESASSMSPDGYSVKSGPGEETGDLEPSLLSERRHSTSSYQESHELKSPMEEEGLESSLTPEHRRSVSPEGHDRKSVIDEEMDDREPSLTSEHRRSTSPDEHESRSSIGEEAEYLEQPLTTERRRSVSSDEHESRSTAGEEVEDAEPSLTGGRRDSTSSDEQESRSTAGEDAEDGEPSLTAERRHSTSSDDRESRSTTGEETEDLEPSLTAEHRRSVSPDGRESRSTTGEEAEDRECSPATQRRHSTSSDESESRSTAGEDVDDVEPSLAAERRDSTSSDDHESGSTAGEEAEDVEPSLTTEHRRSTSPDGHESRSTSGEEVDDVEPSLAAERRDSTSSDEHESRSTTGEEGEDGEPSLADEDKQDSVPLERSEEQDSAFVPESRRSESSEREKSRSRSVDKMSDKESSRRSISRHSKSPAHQKSRSTSVEKEADRESSRRSRRRRSRSTAHPKSRSTSVEKTDKESSRRSRRRRSRSTARQRSQSTSVEKVADKESSRRSRRRRSRSTARQRSRSKSVEKTADKESSRRSRSRRSRSSQRRSQRYDTESRSRRNRSRSVTRRRASRSKSNRRSRSSSLSRSRHRRRSRSRSASRRRRSLSRDRRKRSQRNRSRSTDRRRRRSDSRDRRISLRLRSRSRTPIRQRRSRSRGRRRSSSRSPIRLRRSRSSGRRRYSRSPDRRRSRSSEFSNRSPKRLTDLDKAQLLEIAKANAAAMCAKSGVPLPPSLMPLLSQKKDDKANQKSSRDTLKELTEKCKKIAQSTDDVIVNKPHVSDEEEEERPFYNHPFKLSEPKPIFFNLSTPSIKPAPPPQPKNQVSLSKEFPVSSGSQHRKKEADSVYGEWVPVEKGKEDSKDDVFPKPSIEGVDITTAMNDRAIAQKRLNENTFDLEAMCMLNRAQEQIDAWAQSNSIPGQFTGSTGAQILSSDELTNSGPQAWIRKDQFLRAAPVTGGMGAQLMRKMGWREGEGLGKNKEGSVEPIMVDFKTDRKGLVAVGEKAQKRSGHYVVMKDLSGKHPVSALMEICNKRRWSPPEFVLVDDSGPDHRKHFIFKVRVNGNEYRPTFASLNKKHAKATAATAALQAMGLVPKESMVNTTMFRSASHR, from the exons ATGTCTGAAAGTGTACTCTCTGGCTTGTCTGATGGTCATGAATTGAGACATTCCCCAGTTGAAAAAACAGAGCCTGAAAACTTTTTACAAGTACCTGAAAGTGAATCTTCCAAGCTGGTTGACATCTCTGAGTCAAGGTCACTATCATCTGAAGCAGCAGAGGCTCAGAATTCTTCTCTAGCACCTAAAGTTCCATGCTCTGCATTCCCTGATGCCTGTGAGTCAGCCTCCTTGCCTGTTGAAAAGGGCCAGATGCAGGAGCGTTCTCTGTCTTCTGACAGTGGATGCTTCAGATCTCCTGATGCTCTTGAGTCTGGATCCAGCTTTAATGCACaaacagaggagctgctgttgATGTCTGAGACTAGGCCCTTCAGGTCACCTGATGGAAATGAACAAAGGTCTTTATCTGCTGAAAAAGTCAAGGCTCCAGATGTTTCCTTGCAAGCGGAATGCAGCCGTGTTGAGATTTTGGATGACCTCGTTTCAGCGTCGTCATTTGGAAAAGTGCAGGAAGTTGTACTGACAACTGTAGAACAAAGCTGCAAGTCCTCTGGCGTTCATGAGTCCAGATCATCTGTTGACAGAGATGGTCTAACACTTCCACAAGTACTCGAAATTGAGTGCTCTGAACCTTCTGAAATGCATGAATCGAGATACCTGCCTGCTGGAAAAATAGAGGGTGCAGGACCTGTATTGATGTCTAGAAGTGGAATTCCTGTGTGCCATGATGgccataaaacaaaacacaattaCTTTGAGAAAACAGAAGGTGCAGAACTGTTGTTGGCATCTGAACTTAGGTGTTCTGTCTTCCCTGAAGGCTATGAATTGACATCTGCTGCAGTTGAAAAAATGGAGATGCAGAGGCTGGAAAGTGGATTCTCCAAGTCTGCTAATGTTAGTGAAGCATTAAGCACACCTATGGAAAAACTACAGGCCTCAGTGGCTTCGCTGACATCTGAAGGTGGACTTTTCCTGTTGCCTGATAGTCATGAACTGAGACCTGTCCCTGCTGAAGAAGTGGAGGTGCTAAAGTCATCTGAACTGAAATGTGTTGCATCCCCAGATGACCACAAGTTGAGATCTGCCTGTCATGAAGAAATACAGGTGCAGGAGCCACCTGTAGCGGAAAGCAGGTGTTCAGTTTTGTCTGATGGTGATGAGTTGACATCCACCTCTTTTGAAAAAGTTGAGATAGAGGAGCCTTCTCAGTTGTCTGCAAATGAATACACAATTGGGCTTGATGGCCCAGAGTTGACATCAACCCCTGCTGAAAAAACAGAACTGCGGGAACTTTATCGGATGTCTAAAGAAAGATGCTCTGTGTCTGTTGAGAGTGAGGAGTTGCAGACACCCCTAGTTGAAGTGCAAAAGCCTGCTCTGGCATTTGAAAATGAATATACTGTGTCTTGGGAAGGCCAGATGACATCTAGCTCTCCTGAAAAGGTAGAGATACAGGAGGCTTCTATAGTACCTGACAGGGAACATGCTGTGTCTTCTGAAGAACACAAATTGCTGTCTTCCCTTGCTGAAAAAACAGAGATACAGGAGTGTTCTTTGCTGTCTGAAAATGAATATGTTGTATCACCTCACACCCAGGATGtggcagccagccctgctgaaaAAGAGGTGCAGGAGCATTCTCTGACATCTGACAGTGGATATACCATCTTCTCTGAAGGCCAGGGATTACAGTTTACCCTTGCTGAAAAAACAGTGGTGCAGGGACCTTCAGTGATATTGGGCAGTCAATATGTTGCATCCTGTGAGGGTCAGGAGTTGCACTCCGCTGTCACTGAAAAAACAGAGGGGCAGGAGTGTTCTTTGCTGTCTGAAAACGAGTATGATATATCCCCTCAACGCTGTGATTTAAAGTCCAGTCCtgttgaaaaagaagaaatggaggAACCTTGTGAAACATCTGAAAGTGAAAGTTCAATGTCCACTGATAGCCAAGAGCTGCAGTCTGCTGCTGTTGGAAAAACAGAGGTGCAGGAGTTGTCTTTGTCTGAAGGTGAATGTGCCATGTCCCCTGGTGGTCAGGAGCTGCAGTCCAGCCCTGCTGAAAAAGTAGAGGCAAAGGAACCTTTTCTGACATCTGAAAATGAACATGTTCTGTCCCCTCAAGAATGTGAATCAAGGTTGGCTCATGCTGAGAAAACAGAGGATATGAGTTCTTCTTTGACATCTGAAAATGACAATCTTCTGTCTTTTGAAGGCCAGGATGTAAGATTCACAGCTGCTCAGAAAGCAGATATGCGGGAGCTTTCTTCAACTCCTGAAAATGAACATGCAGCATCTCCTTATGGCCAGGAGTTGAGATTCTCTGCTGTTGGAAAAGAAGGTGGTTTTGAAGTTTCAACGCTAAATGATAGCATCTCCGTGTCCCCTGATGACTTGAAAGCCATCCCTGCTGAAAAAATGGATGATGCAATGCCATCTTTAATTCCTGAAAGTGCATCTTCCATGTCCCCTGATGGCTACAGTGTAAAATCTGGTCCTGGCGAAGAAACAGGAGATCTAGAGCCCTCTTTGTTATCTGAACGTAGACATTCTACATCCTCATATCAAGAAAGCCATGAGCTGAAATCTCCCATGGAGGAGGAAGGTCTAGAGTCGTCTTTGACTCCTGAGCATAGACGATCTGTGTCCCCTGAGGGCCATGACCGAAAATCTGTCATAGATGAAGAAATGGATGATCGGGAACCCTCTTTGACATCTGAACATAGGCGCTCCACATCCCCTGATGAGCATGAGTCAAGATCTAGCATTGGTGAAGAAGCAGAGTATCTGGAGCAGCCTTTGACAACAGAACGTAGACGCTCTGTGTCTTCTGATGAGCATGAGTCAAGGTCTACTGCTGGGGAAGAGGTAGAGGATGCAGAACCCTCCCTTACAGGTGGGCGAAGAGATTCCACATCCTCTGATGAGCAGGAGTCGAGGTCTACTGCTGGTGAAGATGCGGAAGATGGGGAGCCCTCATTGACAGCTGAACGTAGACACTCCACGTCCTCTGATGATCGTGAATCAAGGTCTACAACTGGTGAAGAAACAGAGGATTTAGAACCTTCTTTGACAGCTGAACATAGACGCTCCGTGTCTCCTGATGGCCGTGAGTCAAGGTCAACTACCGGTGAAGAAGCAGAGGACCGGGAGTGCTCTCCAGCAACTCAACGTAGACACTCCACATCCTCAGATGAATCTGAGTCAAGGTCTACTGCTGGTGAAGATGTGGATGATGTGGAGCCCTCCTTGGCAGCTGAACGAAGAGATTCCACATCATCAGATGATCATGAGTCAGGGTCTACCGCTGGTGAAGAAGCAGAGGATGTGGAACCCTCTTTGACAACTGAACACAGACGTTCCACATCCCCTGATGGACATGAATCGAGGTCTACCAGTGGTGAAGAAGTGGATGATGTGGAGCCTTCTTTGGCAGCTGAACGAAGAGACTCCACGTCGTCAGATGAGCATGAGTCAAGGTCTACCACTGGGGAAGAGGGTGAGGATGGAGAGCCCTCTTTGGCAGATGAAGATAAACAAGATTCTGTGCCTCTTGAGAGATCGGAGGAACAGGACTCTGCCTTTGTACCCGAAAGTAGGCGTTCTGAGTCTTCTGAACGTGAAAAATCCAGATCCAGATCCGTTGATAAAATGTCTGACAAAGAGTCTTCACGGAGATCCATAAGCAGACATTCAAAGTCTCCTGCTCACCAAAAGAGTCGATCCACATCTGTTGAAAAAGAGGCAGACAGAGAATCTTCACGGAGATCTAGACGTAGGCGCTCCAGGTCTACTGCTCACCCAAAGAGTAGATCCACATCTGTTGAGAAAACAGACAAAGAATCTTCACGGAGGTCTAGACGTAGGCGCTCCAGGTCCACTGCTCGCCAAAGGAGTCAGTCAACATCAGTGGAAAAAGTGGCAGACAAAGAATCTTCGCGGAGATCTAGACGTAGGCGCTCCAGGTCCACTGCTCGCCAAAGGAGTCGATCCAAATCTGTTGAAAAAACAGCAGACAAAGAATCTTCACGGAGATCTAGAAGCAGACGCTCCAGGTCTTCTCAGCGCAGATCCCAGAGGTATGATACAGAATCTCGTTCTAGACGGAATCGCTCCAGATCAGTAACACGGAGAAGAGCATCAAGATCAAAATCTAATCGTCGGTCTCGGTCTAGTTCGTTGTCGCGTTCAAGGCACAGAAGGAGGAGTAGGTCAAGGTCAGCATCAAGACGGCGGCGTTCTTTATCAAGGGACAGGCGTAAGAGATCGCAGAGAAACAGATCAAGGTCTACTgatagaagaagaagaagatcAGATTCAAGAGATCGTAGGATATCTCTCAGACTACGAAGCAGGAGTCGAACACCTATTCGTCAAAGGCGATCAAGATCAAGAGGAAGAAGACGGAGCTCTAGTAGGTCACCAATTCGGCTGCGGCGATCAAGATCTTCAGGGAGAAGAAGATACAGCAGATCACCTGATCGTCGTAGGTCAAGGTCATCAGAATTTTCAAACAGGTCACCTAAACGTCTTACAGACTTGG acaAGGCCCAGCTACTTGAAATCGCCAAAGCTAATGCAGCTGCCATGTGTGCTAAGTCTGGTGTTCCCTTACCACCAAGCCTGATGCCTTTGTTGTCTCAAAAGAAAGACGACAAAGCCAACCAGAAGTCATCAAGAGATACGCTAAAGGAGCTCACTGAG aaatgcaaaaagattGCTCAGAGCACAGATGATGTGATAGTGAACAAACCTCATGTTTctgatgaagaggaggaagagcgTCCTTTCTATAATCATCCTTTTAAGCTCAGTGAACCCAAACCTATATTTTTCAATTTAAGT ACTCCCAGCATAAAACCAGCACCACCTCCACAACCAAAAAATCAAGTCAGCCTGTCAAAGGAATTCCCTGTTTCATCTGGGTCTCAGCATAGGAAAAAGGAAGCAGATAGTGTCTATGGAGAATGGGTTCCAGttgaaaaaggcaaagaagacaGCAAGGATGATGTTTTCCCCAAACCATCAATTGAG gGCGTGGACATAACTACAGCTATGAATGATCGAGCAATagctcagaaaaggcttaatgaaaacacatttgATTTAGAGGCCATGTGCATGCTAAATCGTGCACAGGAACAG attGATGCCTGGGCTCAATCAAACTCCATACCTGGCCAGTTCACAGGAAGTACTGGAGCACAGATATTGTCCTCGGATGAGCTGACCAACAGTGGTCCCCAAGCGTGGATTAGAAAG GATCAGTTCTTAAGAGCAGCCCCTGTAACTGGAGGAATGGGAGCTCAACTGATGAGAAAAATGGgctggagagaaggagaagggcttgggaaaaacaaagaaggCAGCGTTGAGCCAATTATGGTGGACTTTAAGACAGATCGGAAAG GGCTTGTTGCTGTGGGAGAGAAGGCACAGAAGAGATCTGGACATTATGTTGTGATGAAGGATCTTTCAG GTAAACATCCCGTTTCTGCTTTGATGGAGATCTGTAACAAAAGAAGGTGGTCACCACCTGAATTTGTGTTGGTGGATGATAGTGGGCCTGATCATCGCAAACATTTTATCTTTAAG GTGAGAGTCAATGGAAATGAATACAGGCCTACTTTTGCCAGCCTTAACAAGAAGCATGCTAAAGCCACAGCAGCAACTGCGGCTCTCCAAGCGATGGGACTTGTACCAAAGGAAAGCATGGTTAATACCACCATGTTTAGGAGTGCCTCACACCGCTAG